The stretch of DNA ACATAGTTGCCTCCAACACGACCCAGGCTGTAAATTCCAGGCACACACCACTCAGTGAAAAATCTGCCCACATGTACTCTAAATTTATCCCATTTCAACTTTACCAAATGTCCTCTGCTATGAGTCATCAATCCCAAGTTGAAAGTAAAATACAGGCTCTCTACCCCAAATCTTATCTCTCAATCTTAAAAACATCAGACAGATCTCTATTCTAACTCCAGAATAAACAATCCAAGTTTCTCAAACCTCTACTTGCCTCACATGGCAccgaatccaagcaacatcctggtgaacctgttctgcaccctctccaatcatcCCCAGTGCTGGACAAtaagaagtgaacacaatactctagatgctccctaaaaccataagacttaggaagataattaagccattcagctcagTGAATTTGCTTCGCAATTTTTCttaaccccattatcctgccttctctgaATGCTGACGCTCTTCCGAATCAGGAACATCTCTGAGTAAAGAGACCCCCATTTCCAGCATGTTCTGTTCCTGTTTTGACACCATTGGTGTTtgcagtggacacctgtgactccccagtgtgtagctttgccaaaatgcacattgtcctgctctccatatttcCTCACCAGGTCAGCAATAACATCGTCtgttaatgatgcaaacaatgctttaaatatagtgaaataTTGTAACTGaagtgcagtcaggattgcaatagGATATCAGGGGAATGTTCACCTTCATCAGTAATTAGTGTCAGAATATGAGGATTGGACATTTTTCTGAGACAACCATCGCTGTTAGTTCCTgtgtctgtgaacagaattttactttctgtcctaatatccatcgaagcattgaattaattcatataatctcaaacactgaatatTGAAATGTAGTTATAAAGTTCATTGTCAGTTGAGCTAGTTAACATTTTGAATATGTTTTTGTTCCcatgaagatgttcaacagaaacacaaggagactctgcgggcacaaactgaaactctgagagtgaacacgatcctaatgagggagaaggtgaaggttttccagctggatgATCGATACACaaagctcacggtcatttctactgttcgagatcggagactggtggaacacgagctgctggcaagaggaaGAGACCACGAGGATTATAGAGAGAAACATCTCCGTAGAGCGTTAGAAAAAATACAGACTGTTCAGTTATTCCACAGCAGTTTTTCCCgtagtaaatccaaatctgggagttccgCAGCAGTAGCCGGAGTGCCAGGAatagggaaaacaacaatggtacaaaagattatTTATGACTGGGCCGCGGGGAAAATattccaacaattccagtttgtcttcagtttcaaattccgggatttaaactctattaactgcagaataaacctgagggaactgattctggatcagtatccctactttgggaatatcctgagagaggtctggaagaaccgagagggattgctgtttatattcgatggtttggatgagttCAAGCACAGAATTGATTTTGcggacagtcggagagatacagaacccaagcaccagtgcccagatcccgagtggtggtgtgaagtgtctgacatagtgtacagtttaatccagggcaagctgctcccagggtgttcagtgctggtgactaCCCGCCCCACTGTGttacatttcttggaaaaagcgAAGAtcggtgtctgggctgaaatcctgggatttgttggtgaggaacggaaggaatatttcatcaagcattttgaagatcagacggtggcagcagctgttttcaaacacgtccaggagaacgagatcctgtacaccatgagctacaacccctcctactgctggatcctcgctctggcactgggccccttcttcacacaaagagtcagggacccgcagcgagttccgaagaccatcactcaactgtactcctactatatttacaacatcctgaaaaatcacggccgtgagattgagagcccccgtgatgtgttactcagggtgggtcagatggcctacagaggagtgttcgagaagaagattgtgtttacagatggagatttgatcaactacaatctgcagccttcccagttcctgtccgggttcctgatggagcttttggagagagaggattctgcccagagcgtggtgtacacattcccacacctcaccatccaagagtttgtagctgcagtcgcacaattcctgaatccacatcccggggatatcctgaaattcctcactgaagcccacaacacgacagatgggcgatttgaggtatttctccgttttgttgctggtctctccaacccaatgacagctcggggcctggaggagtttctgggtccatttcctcatcaaacaacctgccgggtgattgactggttgAAGAACAACGTTAAACACCAGAGTAGATACACGGGTGACAGTGGTAGAAGGagactcctgaacacattgcactatctgtttgagtctcagaatcgtggactggctcaggccgcactgggatctctGAAAACACTTTCACtccgtggaatgacactgaccccggttGACTGCGCAGTCCTGTCTCATGCCATCGGACTGTGTAATACAATAAAAGATCTCAACCTGGAGGAAtgcaacattcagtgtgaagcaatccagcggctgggacccgggctgcacaagtgccaggagttgaggtaacttgatgtATCTGTCACTaagaactgtgaaactgttccattgtgcaGTTTCAAAGTAAACGGATTTGGGTAAAACTGCAGTAAATCAGATTGAgatgaattgtgacaaatgccaccccccttcatcctgtgcaatcactcttccccatcccactttttCCTGTTGGATTTCTCTTAGCCATTACCCTTCCTCTTGACAGATTTCTCTTCCACACCCgtattcctgctgtgggatctctcttaccaaccccttcctcctatgggatcgcCTTTACCCAtcacacttcctcctgtgggatctctcttcaccatccccccttctcctgtgggatctcttttccgcTACTCAATTCCACCTGCAGGATCTCTTTtcctcatcccctccctcctgtgggaactctcttcccgatctccttcctcccatggcatctctcttcctgattcagcttcgtactgcgggatctctcttccccattccccttcctcctgtgggatctctcttcccgatccctttcctcctgtgggatctctcttccctatcacccttcctcctgtgggatctctcttcccctttctcctttctccagtgggatctctcttccccatccccttcctcctgtgggatctctcttccccatcactcttcctcctgttggatctatttttaccatcccccttcctcctgtgggatctctccttcccattccctttctcccgtaggatctatcttttctatcccccttcgacctgtgggaactctgtccccatcccacttcctcccctgGGAAcggtcttccccatcccccatccttctgtgggacctcttccccatcccccttcctcctgtgggatctgtcttccccatcccccatccttctgtgggatctctcttccccagccccttcctcctgggggatctctcttccccatcccccttcctcctgtgggatctctcttccccatcaccttcctcctataggacattttccccatccgccttcctcctgtgggatcactccttcccattccccttcctcccgtaggatcgctctttcctatcccccttcctcgagtgggatcactcttccccaaaaCCCCaactcctctgggatctcttctccccatcccacttcttcctgcggGATTTCAATtcctcatcccctccctcctgtgggatgtttctGTCTTTCCAGTCCCccatcctcctatgggatctcttttccccattcctttcttcctgcaggatctctctttcctatcccccttccacctgtgggaactctcttccctatccccccaTAACTGTGGTATCTcatttccccatcccatttcctactgCGCGATCACTTTTccacatcccgcttcctcctgtgggatctctcttccccattcaccttcctgCTGAGGAATCTCTTTtcgcgatctccttcctcctgtggatatctcttccccattcctttcttcctgtaagatctctcttccccattcaccttcctcctgtgatctcttttcgcgatctccttcctcctgtgggatatctcttccccattcctttcttcctgtgggatctctcttccccatccgcttcgCCATGTAGATTTCTTttcccgatctccttcctcccgttcgatctctcttcctgatccagcttcctactgcgggatctctcaTCTATATGCACTTCCTCGTCTGGGATgtctctttcccatcctcttcctcctgtaggatcttgccttcccattccccttgctCACGTaagatctctctttcctatcccaaatcctcctgtgggatttctcttccccatccaccttcctcctgtgggatctcttttccccagccactttcctcctgtgggatctctcttccccatttctttcgtcctgtgggatagcttttgctatcttcctttatattcctggctagcttgcgttcatacctcattttttctccccgtattgcctttttagttaagttctgttgttccttaaaaacatcccaatcatctgtcctcccactcaccttagctctgtcatacttccttttttttaatgctatgcaatctctgacttcctttgtcaaccactgtggcccctttcccccctttgaatccttccttctctggggatgaactgattttgcaaattgtgtattattcccaagaatacctgccattgctgttccactgtcttttctgctagactatccgtccagtcaactttggccagctcctccctcatggctccatagtttcccctgttcaactgcaacactgacacctccgagctgcccttatccttctcaaactacagataaaaacatatcatgttatggtcactacctcctgatggctcctttacttcaagatcgcttatcaaatcctgttcattacacaagactaaatccagaacagCCTCGGCCCCGGTCGGCTCTCGTAAAAGCTGTTTCAAGAATGCGtaccgtaggcactctacaaactccctatcctggggtccagcaccaacctgtttctcacagttcacctgcatgttgaaattccccatcccccttcctcctgtgggatctctttttccccatccatttccgcctgtgggatctcaccttcccattcccttcctcctgccggaactctcttccccatcgccttcctcctgcgggatctctcttccacatcccccttcctcctgtgggatcattcttcccatccccattcctcctgtgggatcgctcttcccaatccccttcctcctgtaagatttctcttcccaatcacCCTTCCTCATGTAGgaactctcttctccatccccttcctcttgtgggatctctcttctccatcccccaacATCcagttggatctctcttcctgatcctgcttcctactgtgggatctcccttcccaatACCCccaactcctgtgggatctcttttccccatcccacttcttcctgcgggatctcttttccccagcccccttcctcctgtgggatctctcttccccatcccccttcatcctgtgggatctctcttccccatcccccttcatcctgtgggatctctcttccccatcccacttcctcctgtgggaactctttcccccatccctttcctcttgCGTCTTTCCATCCGTTCCCTCAGATGGGGTCGCTTCCTCCATCTCCCATCGACAATTCCCGATTCACAAAGCTTCCTCACTGTGGGGCTATATCACCTTCAACCCTGCCCCTTCTGACACTCTGCGGTCATTAACACTTTTCTAGCCAACGGAGAACgagacagaatatgtggagttcaCAGGGTCACAGCAACAGACTAAATGACTGACATTgggtgaataccctggagctgggcagtgagggacattgaccatgatgggaactccgatcagtgatttacggaagggtttaatgtttcctgataTATCCGCTTGAGAGAATTACCCTCAGACACACGGTTTGAAttactttgttcatcaatttgtctgtttgtgtttagacttgggaagaatgacctgggagattcaggagtgaaactggtgttgtCGGCTCTGGGGAAcacggagtgtaaaatacagaaactggagtaagtaccagactgtgtgagattgtgtttacaatcactaggtgtctgacactgaacattaatgtgatcagtaatactgttactgataaacactggggatttgtaccgtctcctgtctctctgtgtccttcaccctcactctctctcatctccaggctgaacaatgtcggtctcacagattctggggctgaggatctcgcctccgctctcagtacaaaaccatcactAACGGGGCTGGACCTGGGTggtaatgaactgggagattcaggagtgaaactggtgtctgcggctctggggaacccggagtgtaaaatacagaaactgtggtaagttcCAGACTGTGGGAggttgtgtttacagtcactgggtgtctgacactgaacattaatgtaatcagtaattgtgttactgattatcactggggatctgtaccgtctcctgtctctctgtgtccttcaccctcactctctctcatctccaggctgaacaatgtcggtctcacagattctggtgccgaggatctcgcctccgctctcagtagaaaaccatcactgacggagctgaacctgagtgataataaactgggagattcaggagtgaaactggtgtcttcGGCTCTGGTGAACACGGACTGTAAAATACAgagactgtggtaagtaccagactgtgggagattgtgtttacaatcactgggtgtctgacactgaacattaatatgATCAGTAATTgttttactgataaacactggggatttgtaccgtctcctctctctctgtgtccttcaccctcactctctctcatctccaggatgAGGaaggtcggtctcacagattctggggccgaggatctcgtctccgctctcagtacaaaaccatcactgaTGGAGCTGGACCTGGGATACAACTCTCTGACAGACGGATCTGTTCCCGCTCTCCGccacctcatactgaccctccggAGTCTGGAGCGGAtcgagtgagtgtttgtgttaatgttcaatgtgataaaatatcagtggATCCGCGGgatttctggtgatatttgtctgtgagtgttgttgaaacattaatccCGGTCCCCTGTTACAGACACCGTTGTGTAAACTGTTTATTCCATCttcattctcccatctgtttcaggctgtggaacaatcggttcagtgagaccagggggaaggaactgagatctctgcgggGA from Hemitrygon akajei unplaced genomic scaffold, sHemAka1.3 Scf000033, whole genome shotgun sequence encodes:
- the LOC140719906 gene encoding NACHT, LRR and PYD domains-containing protein 3-like yields the protein MLTKEGHFSREENEKVTELTEKGNRTESSRLFLSLVNGKGSRARRAMWESFLMWRTELPKLDRILREIQELGPDPEEYVNIAQGLSELPTELTDVQQKHKETLRAQTETLRVNTILMREKVKVFQLDDRYTKLTVISTVRDRRLVEHELLARGRDHEDYREKHLRRALEKIQTVQLFHSSFSRSKSKSGSSAAVAGVPGIGKTTMVQKIIYDWAAGKIFQQFQFVFSFKFRDLNSINCRINLRELILDQYPYFGNILREVWKNREGLLFIFDGLDEFKHRIDFADSRRDTEPKHQCPDPEWWCEVSDIVYSLIQGKLLPGCSVLVTTRPTVLHFLEKAKIGVWAEILGFVGEERKEYFIKHFEDQTVAAAVFKHVQENEILYTMSYNPSYCWILALALGPFFTQRVRDPQRVPKTITQLYSYYIYNILKNHGREIESPRDVLLRVGQMAYRGVFEKKIVFTDGDLINYNLQPSQFLSGFLMELLEREDSAQSVVYTFPHLTIQEFVAAVAQFLNPHPGDILKFLTEAHNTTDGRFEVFLRFVAGLSNPMTARGLEEFLGPFPHQTTCRVIDWLKNNVKHQSRYTGDSGRRRLLNTLHYLFESQNRGLAQAALGSLKTLSLRGMTLTPVDCAVLSHAIGLCNTIKDLNLEECNIQCEAIQRLGPGLHKCQELRLGKNDLGDSGVKLVLSALGNTECKIQKLELNNVGLTDSGAEDLASALSTKPSLTGLDLGGNELGDSGVKLVSAALGNPECKIQKLWLNNVGLTDSGAEDLASALSRKPSLTELNLSDNKLGDSGVKLVSSALVNTDCKIQRLWMRKVGLTDSGAEDLVSALSTKPSLMELDLGYNSLTDGSVPALRHLILTLRSLERIELWNNRFSETRGKELRSLRGVRPGLGVWI